In Mesotoga infera, the genomic window TCTTTTGCGATTTCAAGAACCTCATCTCTGAAGTTCATCGCCGTTATACGTCCTTTATCAGGTATGCCGAACAAATTGCCGACAACCATGAGGTTCCTGTAGATATCCTCGAAAGAGTTCGGATTCAATACGAAGGCAGAGATCCCGATCTTCTCGAGCTTGGCAACTTCCGCCTCTTGAAAGCCACCAGAGATCATTACCAGATCAGGACCAAGAGAGAGTATCTTCTCAAGGTTGAGAGGAACGAGATTGCCAATTTTCTCCACTTCATTCGATAAGGCATACGGGTCCCAGTCAGTCACTCCTACGATCCTGGACGATACACCCAGAACTTCGAGATACTTGGTGATCGCAGGAGAAGCTATGACAACTCTATCGGGGGGATTGTCGATCGCCACAAGTCTTCCAAGATCATCCACGATTTCAAATGCAAGTGACAGTACAAAGAATAGCACCATAAAGCCGACTGCAAAAAACCTCTTCAAAAAGCTCACCCCTCTTGCAAGGAATTTCACCACCCCTCTACCTCGGAAGGATGGTGATATCTGAGCCTCACACAGGTCTCCTGACTTGCGGATCAATCTACTGTCTGCGCCTTCCCGGTTGCCCAGTGGCATGTGCAGAGTTCGTACCGCTTACAGTGGCGGGACCGTACCGGATTTGCACCGGTTTCCCTTGATGTGAAGCATTGTTTCTGAGAGCTATCTGGAGAAATATCTGTCCAGATCCTCCAGTCTTATCACCATGGATATTGGTCTTCCATGGGGGCACACAAGAAGATTCTTCTCCTTCAACTCTTCAAAAAGAACTTCAGCCTGCCCTATGTCAAGTTTGTTTCCAGTTCTTATTGCCGCTTTACATGATATAGAGGCCAAAAGATTATCGAAAACCCTCTCGGGAGTTTCAAGACCTTCCAACCTCATCTCGTCGAGAATTTCCTCGAGAGTTTCTATTGCACCCTCCGTCTTAATGACTTGAGGAATGGATACCATTATGATTTTATCATCGCCGAAATTGAAAGTGAACCCGAGCTTCTTCAACGTTTCCTCTCTCGCGATAATCAGATCCATTTTGGACCTCTCGAGATTCAGTTCAAGCGGCATGAGAAGGTTTTGAGGGGAGATTTTCTTGCTTTCTTTTAGAGCCTCAAAGATGATCCGCTCGTGAGCGGCATGCTGATCGATCAACAAGAGACCGTCTTCGGATTCCGCAATCAAATACCGTTCTCCTAAAACGCCAATGAAACTTGCTTTTGCTCCCCCGATCTTTTCTTTGGTTGCTGATTGTTCGCGCTCTTCAGCAGGAGCAAATGATCTGAAAAGGTGACGATCGAATCTGGACTGTGTGTACGATTCATTAGCACTGTTATCGAAGACTCTCTGGTTCCTCCAAGAGTGTTTGAAGCCGTGATCCCTTGCTAAATGCTCCTGATCAATGTCTGAGATGTCTTTCCGTTCAGCCGATCTTTCGGCGGTATCCTCTTCGCTATGAACCACATTGATTGTGAAATGACCGGCGCCCTTAACGGCAGACCGCACAGCCCTCTTCACCTGATCCAGAACGGATGCAGTAGAGGCAAATTTCACTTCTAACTTCTGTGGATGGATGTTGACATCGACCTCCTGAGGATCGATATCGATAAAGAGAACTGCAAAAGGGAAATTCCCCTTTTGAAGAGTCTCTCCGAAGCCCCTCTCGAGAGCATAGTTCAGTTCGAACTGCCTAACATATCTGCTGTTCACGAAAATGTTTTCACCCATTCTATTCTTTCTTGTGCGGTTTGGGAGTGTAACAAAACCCCGTATCTTTATTTCTCCCGAGCTTTCCGAAACCGGTATCAAGTCTTTTTCAGAAAGCCCTGGATAGATAAGCGCAGCTCTTGCCTCGACCGATTCAAGACCCCTTGTATCGAATATGACTTGAGAATCCCGAGAATAAGTGAAATCGATCTTATCGAATGCGAGTATAAACCTCTGAACCATCTCAGTTACCATTCGACCCTCAATTGAGGCGGATTTCAAGAACTTCCTTCTCGCGGGCGTGTTATAGAGAAGATCGAAGACTTCGATCGCAGAACCATTCGAACCGCCGAGAGGTTTCTCTCCCGTGATATCCCCTCCTGCAATGTCGAGAGCTACCCCAAATTCCTCTGTATCTGAGACGGTTGACAGCCGCATGCGCGACACCGAGGCTATCGTTGAAAGAGCCTCTCCCCGGAAGCCGAATGTAAGGAGAGAATCGAGATCCTCTATGGAGAAAATCTTGCTTGTAGTATGAGGCAGAATAGCAACGCTCGCTTCTTCTCTGGTCATCCCTCTTCCGTTGTCTTTTACCATTATGTATTCTTTTCCGCCCGATTTGATCTCAATTTCAATAGCCGTTGCACCGGCATCTATACTGTTTTCCACCAGTTCCTTCACTACGGAAAAGCATCCCGTT contains:
- the mutL gene encoding DNA mismatch repair endonuclease MutL, giving the protein MRIRELSSDVVRKIAAGEVVTGCFSVVKELVENSIDAGATAIEIEIKSGGKEYIMVKDNGRGMTREEASVAILPHTTSKIFSIEDLDSLLTFGFRGEALSTIASVSRMRLSTVSDTEEFGVALDIAGGDITGEKPLGGSNGSAIEVFDLLYNTPARRKFLKSASIEGRMVTEMVQRFILAFDKIDFTYSRDSQVIFDTRGLESVEARAALIYPGLSEKDLIPVSESSGEIKIRGFVTLPNRTRKNRMGENIFVNSRYVRQFELNYALERGFGETLQKGNFPFAVLFIDIDPQEVDVNIHPQKLEVKFASTASVLDQVKRAVRSAVKGAGHFTINVVHSEEDTAERSAERKDISDIDQEHLARDHGFKHSWRNQRVFDNSANESYTQSRFDRHLFRSFAPAEEREQSATKEKIGGAKASFIGVLGERYLIAESEDGLLLIDQHAAHERIIFEALKESKKISPQNLLMPLELNLERSKMDLIIAREETLKKLGFTFNFGDDKIIMVSIPQVIKTEGAIETLEEILDEMRLEGLETPERVFDNLLASISCKAAIRTGNKLDIGQAEVLFEELKEKNLLVCPHGRPISMVIRLEDLDRYFSR
- a CDS encoding ABC transporter substrate-binding protein, with product MVKFLARGVSFLKRFFAVGFMVLFFVLSLAFEIVDDLGRLVAIDNPPDRVVIASPAITKYLEVLGVSSRIVGVTDWDPYALSNEVEKIGNLVPLNLEKILSLGPDLVMISGGFQEAEVAKLEKIGISAFVLNPNSFEDIYRNLMVVGNLFGIPDKGRITAMNFRDEVLEIAKDSYNVPQNEKPKVVYIMIVGEVSDIWTCGTGSFVNQAIAYAGGANVGAPYSGNNGWFPVSPEFVLNSQPNIILVPYYYEGGQEEAVKMITSYKPFADLPAVKNNRVYPLYDGLTAYANPDFVDLVKTLKEFFY